One window from the genome of Elaeis guineensis isolate ETL-2024a chromosome 5, EG11, whole genome shotgun sequence encodes:
- the LOC105044698 gene encoding uncharacterized protein isoform X3 has product MLPLMAEDAEERTSKRRKRMDDRRKLLTGEKVEVLYFDEGLLGSWHLGRVIGCGDCSRLIEYTNLLNDDQSSKLVESIAVSAAIEGASRTVPKYYRGQIRPLPPQYKIRGSDIIYGLCVDALVDDAWWEGVVFDHEAGSEERRVFFPDQGDQQIISVDRLRVTQEWDEVFGEWKPRGKWLLLQVLQAFEEDDGLPVSIREIWYDLRATCGFLEKIKGWTFGTQDVWHRLVSELIQVLWSVVSGTTVSEILPSDELINLPITSNNSLVDDVPCLERTNTQMDGTGMSGCLAGIINSVSSLEPCMSADLFWLGYTERLSQGKYDNGSCSQASQRDGVMEASGGVVSGGGPSRLCDPGEWNTKPESGPKAISDFISTYHTKSLPPYLRKRIHVTRQLAKAHLQAGGWQFRESSRGIKYYVSPDGTRYGSFIRACESWKAAEENADTQKVMICSGATDIPICDDQGNGSNRNFTCTDGKAVHGSASRAAGTWKLVQIDAEYCPEVIALYASGVESGMSRVRRSRPTNLKHENLRLKVKKHLLALGWKIEIKRDKVVRLRFSSPEGKTYYSLCQVCCDLLKGNKKAGQECSADDDLEGNCSSQKRNVSSPAKIHPEPMSLAGDTPVHSWSIKRKNHQIEHSTHAIALFEATEGVRKCNAQTEGSNFSEFVDSDELPDYRTIGAFSSGGYINHSEVNVNCASSGRLMEDNIIEDLKPEYLPEAMTDYDKYMESLKQNGKQDVDVKQLRLNVKKHLLYRGWHFWLKTKKTKQELCYDSPDGKSYHSLATACKAYLESECLENTNVNSFECMAKSKKIKADMTHSEFEHSVMKNEQCRLLSSSTAMASNRSQEASQILHEAEKDSGIYCNSSEFGELGFGKLQLRGVRKKRKRNSSFSFEVLHNRLLTNPSSHSSDGQQSKKRKGRQSFVRQGHRLGRSSSPRVLRSSARSRQLVASYSHQQSAKTVLSWLIDNNVVLPRQKVSYMHKRDGHAMKEGRINRDGIKCMCCRMVFSLAKFEAHAGSSTQRPSANILLQDGRSLLQCQMQMMHDNKTKDFPHVRLKGDYSHYQSDTICSVCQDGGTLMLCDHCPSSFHPSCVGLKDIPEGKWFCPSCRCAICGLSEYNCDMEKFTEKTMLYCDQCEQEYHVGCLREKRLQHLSHCPAGNWFCSKKCSKIFYHLHKFLGKSHLTSVEGLSWTLLRCCRENGGDLEKFDLETMAEHHSKLCIALDVLHECFVTMIEPRTKNDVVADLVFNKESELNRLNFWGFYTMLLERGDELISVATFRVYGEKVAEMPLVGTRIQYRRQGMCRLLMNELEKLLSSLGVQKLLLPAVPQLFETWTTSFGFTKMTSSDRLDLSEYTLLSFQDTTMCQKLLRRTAVLKEPRGNHNQLADISCKSEEQVDCDNYSITSEVAEMVEPIHKSPSLDAGLCALPTGDTREITYQMDAANCLPISSCKDTLVETLRDETNEQTTARQVRRQLCFSQNVSINYNGKCYERNGKTGASRVPLVSSIDVRNTCNFKFIYQRRTLTHSKLISILFCHAL; this is encoded by the exons ATGTTGCCATTAATGGCGGAGGACGCCGAGGAGAGGACgagcaagaggaggaagaggatggaCGACCGAAGAAAGCTTCTCACCGGCGAGAAGGTCGAG GTTTTGTATTTCGATGAAGGGCTTCTTGGTTCTTGGCACTTGGGTAGGGTCATTGGTTGTGGTGATTGCTCCCGTCTTATTGAATATACCAATCTCTTAAACGATGATCAGAGTTCGAAACTCGTGGAATCGATTGCAGTATCAGCTGCTATAGAAGGTGCATCAAGGACAGTGCCCAAATATTACCGTGGCCAGATAAGACCTTTGCCACCTCAGTACAAGATTCGAGGATCTGATATCATATATGGGCTGTGTGTAGATGCTTTGGTGGATGATGCCTGGTGGGAAGGTGTAGTCTTCGATCATGAGGCGGGTTCTGAAGAAAGGAGGGTTTTCTTTCCAGATCAAGGGGACCAACAGATTATTTCTGTTGATCGGCTACGCGTCACCCAGGAGTGGGATGAAGTTTTTGGGGAATGGAAGCCTCGTGGCAAATGGCTGTTGCTTCAGGTTCTCCAGGCCTTTGAAGAGGACGACGGACTTCCTGTTTCAATCCGGGAGATATGGTATGACTTGAGAGCTACATGTGGTTTCTTGGAGAAAATTAAAGGATGGACTTTTGGAACACAAGATGTCTGGCACCGCTTGGTGTCTGAGTTAATACAAGTACTGTGGTCTGTTGTCAGTGGAACAACTGTCTCTGAAATACTTCCGTCTGACGAGTTAATCAATCTTCCCATTACTTCTAACAATTCACTGGTGGATGATGTTCCTTGTCTTGAACGTACCAATACCCAGATGGATGGCACAGGCATGAGTGGTTGCTTGGCTGGTATCATAAACAGTGTTTCCTCTCTAGAGCCATGTATGTCTGCTGATCTTTTTTGGCTTGGATATACTGAAAGGTTATCTCAAGGGAAGTATGATAATGGAAGTTGTTCTCAAGCATCCCAAAGAGATGGGGTCATGGAAGCTTCGGGTGGAGTGGTTTCTGGAGGAGGCCCTTCTCGATTATGTGATCCAGGTGAATGGAATACAAAACCTGAAAGTGGCCCTAAAGCTATATCGGACTTCATCTCAACATATCACACTAAATCTCTTCCTCCATATTTGAGAAAAAGAATTCATGTTACACGTCAGCTTGCAAAGGCTCATCTTCAAGCTGGAGGTTGGCAGTTCAGGGAAAGTTCTCGTGGAATCAAGTACTATGTTTCACCCGACGGAACCCGTTATGGATCTTTTATTAGAGCATGTGAATCATGGAAAGCAGCAGAAGAAAATGCAGATACTCAGAAAGTCATGATCTGTAGTGGTGCCACTGACATTCCAATATGTGATGATCAAGGAAATGGTTCCAATAGGAACTTCACATGCACGGACGGTAAAGCGGTGCATGGATCAGCCTCAAGAGCTGCTGGAACTTGGAAACTTGTGCAAATAGATGCTGAATATTGTCCTGAGGTCATAGCATTATATGCATCTGGAGTAGAAAGTGGAATGTCTCGGGTAAGAAGATCAAGACCAACCAATCTTAAACATGAAAATTTGAGGCTAAAAGTGAAGAAGCATCTTTTGGCTTTAGGTTGGAAGATTGAAATTAAAAGAGATAAGGTTGTAAGGCTTCGGTTCTCTTCGCCTGAGGGAAAGACCTATTACTCCCTTTGTCAGGTTTGTTGTGATTTGCTGAAGGGGAACAAGAAAGCGGGTCAGGAATGCAGCGCTGATGATGATCTAGAGGGAAACTGCTCGAGTCAAAAAAGAAATGTGAGTAGTCCTGCAAAGATTCATCCTGAACCAATGTCTTTGGCTGGAGACACTCCAGTGCATTCTTGGTCAATCAAAAGGAAAAACCATCAGATTGAGCATTCTACCCACGCTATTGCACTATTTGAAGCCACTGAAGGTGTGAGAAAATGCAATGCACAAACAGAGGGATCTAACTTTTCTGAATTTGTAGACTCTGATGAGCTTCCAGATTATCGCACCATTGGGGCATTTTCTTCAGGAGGTTATATAAACCACTCAGAAGTTAATGTTAATTGTGCTTCTTCGGGGAGATTAATGGAAGATAACATTATTGAAGATCTCAAACCGGAGTATTTACCAGAGGCAATGACTGACTATGACAAATACATGGAATCATTAAAGCAAAATGGCAAACAGGATGTAGATGTTAAACAGTTGAGATTAAATGTCAAAAAACATCTATTATACAGGGGATGGCACTTTTGGCTTAAAACCAAAAAAACAAAGCAGGAATTATGTTATGACTCACCGGATGGCAAATCCTATCATTCTCTTGCTACAGCCTGTAAAGCATATCTGGAATCTGAATGTCTTGAAAATACTAATGTGAATTCTTTTGAATGCATGGCAAAGAGCAAAAAAATTAAGGCCGATATGACTCATTCAGAATTTGAACATTCTGTCATGAAGAATGAGCAGTGTAGACTTCTCAGTTCTTCCACCGCAATGGCAAGCAACAGGTCACAGGAAGCTTCCCAGATATTGCATGAGGCTGAAAAAGATTCTGGAATTTATTGTAATTCGTCAGAATTTGGAGAACTCGGATTTGGTAAATTGCAATTGAGAGGAgttagaaagaagagaaaaagaaattcttcattttcttttgaaGTTTTACATAATAGGCTCTTGACTAACCCATCTAGCCACTCTTCTGATGGTCAACAGTCTAAGAAAAGAAAGGGACGCCAATCTTTTGTTAGGCAAGGTCATAGATTAGGCAGAAGTTCTTCACCACGTGTGCTACGGTCAAGTGCAAGATCACGACAGTTGGTGGCATCATATTCCCATCAGCAATCTGCTAAAACAGTTTTATCATGGCTGATTGACAATAATGTTGTATTACCAAGGCAGAAAGTAAGTTATATGCATAAAAGAGATGGTCATGCTATGAAAGAAGGCCGGATAAATCGAGATGGAATAAAGTGCATGTGTTGTCGTATGGTGTTTAGTCTTGCTAAGTTTGAGGCTCATGCTGGCAGCAGCACTCAACGGCCATCTGCCAATATACTTTTGCAAGATGGAAGGTCCTTGTTACAGTGTCAAATGCAGATGATGCATGATAATAAGACTAAAGATTTTCCACATGTAAGACTGAAGGGTGATTATTCTCACTACCAGAGTGACACAATATGCTCTGTCTGTCAAGATGGGGGCACGTTAATGCTATGTGACCATTGTCCATCATCATTTCATCCAAGCTGTGTTGGTTTAAAG GATATCCCAGAAGGAAAATGGTTTTGTCCATCCTGTAGATGTGCCATATGTGGCCTAAGTGAGTACAATTGTGACATGGAGAAATTTACAGAGAAAACAATGTTGTACTGTGATCAGTGTGAGCAAGAAT ATCATGTGGGCTGCTTGAGAGAAAAGCGATTGCAGCATCTAAGTCATTGTCCAGCTGGGAATTGGTTTTGCAGCAAGAAATGCTCAAAG ATTTTCTATCATCTTCACAAATTTCTTGGGAAATCTCACCTAACATCTGTTGAAGGTTTATCGTGGACACTTTTGAGATGCTGTAGAGAAAATGGTGGTGACcttgaaaaatttgatcttgagacaATGGCTGAGCATCATAGCAAGTTGTGTATTGCACTTGATGTTCTGCATGAATGTTTTGTTACTATGATTGAACCTCGCACCAAGAATGATGTTGTTGCTGATCTTGTTTTCAATAAAGA GTCAGAACTTAACCGACTGAACTTTTGGGGATTTTACACTATGCTCCTGGAGAGGGGAGATGAGCTGATTTCAGTGGCTACATTCAG GGTCTACGGTGAAAAGGTTGCAGAAATGCCTTTAGTTGGTACTCGAATTCAATATCGACGGCAGGGAATGTGCCGCCTGCTAATGAATGAACTAGAGAAG TTGCTTTCTTCATTAGGAGTACAAAAACTACTCTTACCGGCAGTTCCTCAGCTTTTTGAAACATGGACAACTTCCTTTGGGTTTACTAAGATGACCAGTTCTGACAGATTAGACTTATCAGAGTACACCCTTCTCAGTTTTCAAGATACTACAATGTGCCAAAAGCTATTAAGGAGAACTGCAGTTTTGAAAGAACCAAGAG GAAATCATAATCAATTGGCAGATATATCCTGCAAAAGTGAAGAGCAAGTAGATTGTGACAATTACAGCATTACTTCTGAGGTTGCAGAGATGGTGGAGCCAATCCATAAATCACCATCACTTGATGCGGGTCTATGTGCTTTGCCAACTGGAGATACCAGGGAGATCACTTATCAAATGGATGCTGCAAATTGTCTTCCAATCAGTAGCTGTAAAGATACATTAGTTGAGACACTCCGAGATGAAACAAATGAGCAGACAACAGCAAg GCAAGTGCGAAGACAACTGTGTTTTAGTCAGAACGTCTCCATCAACTATAATG GAAAATGCTATGAGCGCAATGGCAAGACTGGTGCCAGCAGAGTGCCCTTGGTTAGCAGTATTGATGTCAGAAACACGTGCAACTTCAAGTTCATCTACCAGCGGAGGACATTGACACATAGCAAACTAATTTCAATCCTCTTTTGTCATGCTCTTTAG
- the LOC105044698 gene encoding uncharacterized protein isoform X4, whose protein sequence is MLPLMAEDAEERTSKRRKRMDDRRKLLTGEKVEVLYFDEGLLGSWHLGRVIGCGDCSRLIEYTNLLNDDQSSKLVESIAVSAAIEGASRTVPKYYRGQIRPLPPQYKIRGSDIIYGLCVDALVDDAWWEGVVFDHEAGSEERRVFFPDQGDQQIISVDRLRVTQEWDEVFGEWKPRGKWLLLQVLQAFEEDDGLPVSIREIWYDLRATCGFLEKIKGWTFGTQDVWHRLVSELIQVLWSVVSGTTVSEILPSDELINLPITSNNSLVDDVPCLERTNTQMDGTGMSGCLAGIINSVSSLEPCMSADLFWLGYTERLSQGKYDNGSCSQASQRDGVMEASGGVVSGGGPSRLCDPGEWNTKPESGPKAISDFISTYHTKSLPPYLRKRIHVTRQLAKAHLQAGGWQFRESSRGIKYYVSPDGTRYGSFIRACESWKAAEENADTQKVMICSGATDIPICDDQGNGSNRNFTCTDGKAVHGSASRAAGTWKLVQIDAEYCPEVIALYASGVESGMSRVRRSRPTNLKHENLRLKVKKHLLALGWKIEIKRDKVVRLRFSSPEGKTYYSLCQVCCDLLKGNKKAGQECSADDDLEGNCSSQKRNVSSPAKIHPEPMSLAGDTPVHSWSIKRKNHQIEHSTHAIALFEATEGVRKCNAQTEGSNFSEFVDSDELPDYRTIGAFSSGGYINHSEVNVNCASSGRLMEDNIIEDLKPEYLPEAMTDYDKYMESLKQNGKQDVDVKQLRLNVKKHLLYRGWHFWLKTKKTKQELCYDSPDGKSYHSLATACKAYLESECLENTNVNSFECMAKSKKIKADMTHSEFEHSVMKNEQCRLLSSSTAMASNRSQEASQILHEAEKDSGIYCNSSEFGELGFGKLQLRGVRKKRKRNSSFSFEVLHNRLLTNPSSHSSDGQQSKKRKGRQSFVRQGHRLGRSSSPRVLRSSARSRQLVASYSHQQSAKTVLSWLIDNNVVLPRQKVSYMHKRDGHAMKEGRINRDGIKCMCCRMVFSLAKFEAHAGSSTQRPSANILLQDGRSLLQCQMQMMHDNKTKDFPHVRLKGDYSHYQSDTICSVCQDGGTLMLCDHCPSSFHPSCVGLKDIPEGKWFCPSCRCAICGLSEYNCDMEKFTEKTMLYCDQCEQEYHVGCLREKRLQHLSHCPAGNWFCSKKCSKIFYHLHKFLGKSHLTSVEGLSWTLLRCCRENGGDLEKFDLETMAEHHSKLCIALDVLHECFVTMIEPRTKNDVVADLVFNKESELNRLNFWGFYTMLLERGDELISVATFRVYGEKVAEMPLVGTRIQYRRQGMCRLLMNELEKLLSSLGVQKLLLPAVPQLFETWTTSFGFTKMTSSDRLDLSEYTLLSFQDTTMCQKLLRRTAVLKEPRGNHNQLADISCKSEEQVDCDNYSITSEVAEMVEPIHKSPSLDAGLCALPTGDTREITYQMDAANCLPISSCKDTLVETLRDETNEQTTARIPSVVAGKCEDNCVLVRTSPSTIMENAMSAMARLVPAECPWLAVLMSETRATSSSSTSGGH, encoded by the exons ATGTTGCCATTAATGGCGGAGGACGCCGAGGAGAGGACgagcaagaggaggaagaggatggaCGACCGAAGAAAGCTTCTCACCGGCGAGAAGGTCGAG GTTTTGTATTTCGATGAAGGGCTTCTTGGTTCTTGGCACTTGGGTAGGGTCATTGGTTGTGGTGATTGCTCCCGTCTTATTGAATATACCAATCTCTTAAACGATGATCAGAGTTCGAAACTCGTGGAATCGATTGCAGTATCAGCTGCTATAGAAGGTGCATCAAGGACAGTGCCCAAATATTACCGTGGCCAGATAAGACCTTTGCCACCTCAGTACAAGATTCGAGGATCTGATATCATATATGGGCTGTGTGTAGATGCTTTGGTGGATGATGCCTGGTGGGAAGGTGTAGTCTTCGATCATGAGGCGGGTTCTGAAGAAAGGAGGGTTTTCTTTCCAGATCAAGGGGACCAACAGATTATTTCTGTTGATCGGCTACGCGTCACCCAGGAGTGGGATGAAGTTTTTGGGGAATGGAAGCCTCGTGGCAAATGGCTGTTGCTTCAGGTTCTCCAGGCCTTTGAAGAGGACGACGGACTTCCTGTTTCAATCCGGGAGATATGGTATGACTTGAGAGCTACATGTGGTTTCTTGGAGAAAATTAAAGGATGGACTTTTGGAACACAAGATGTCTGGCACCGCTTGGTGTCTGAGTTAATACAAGTACTGTGGTCTGTTGTCAGTGGAACAACTGTCTCTGAAATACTTCCGTCTGACGAGTTAATCAATCTTCCCATTACTTCTAACAATTCACTGGTGGATGATGTTCCTTGTCTTGAACGTACCAATACCCAGATGGATGGCACAGGCATGAGTGGTTGCTTGGCTGGTATCATAAACAGTGTTTCCTCTCTAGAGCCATGTATGTCTGCTGATCTTTTTTGGCTTGGATATACTGAAAGGTTATCTCAAGGGAAGTATGATAATGGAAGTTGTTCTCAAGCATCCCAAAGAGATGGGGTCATGGAAGCTTCGGGTGGAGTGGTTTCTGGAGGAGGCCCTTCTCGATTATGTGATCCAGGTGAATGGAATACAAAACCTGAAAGTGGCCCTAAAGCTATATCGGACTTCATCTCAACATATCACACTAAATCTCTTCCTCCATATTTGAGAAAAAGAATTCATGTTACACGTCAGCTTGCAAAGGCTCATCTTCAAGCTGGAGGTTGGCAGTTCAGGGAAAGTTCTCGTGGAATCAAGTACTATGTTTCACCCGACGGAACCCGTTATGGATCTTTTATTAGAGCATGTGAATCATGGAAAGCAGCAGAAGAAAATGCAGATACTCAGAAAGTCATGATCTGTAGTGGTGCCACTGACATTCCAATATGTGATGATCAAGGAAATGGTTCCAATAGGAACTTCACATGCACGGACGGTAAAGCGGTGCATGGATCAGCCTCAAGAGCTGCTGGAACTTGGAAACTTGTGCAAATAGATGCTGAATATTGTCCTGAGGTCATAGCATTATATGCATCTGGAGTAGAAAGTGGAATGTCTCGGGTAAGAAGATCAAGACCAACCAATCTTAAACATGAAAATTTGAGGCTAAAAGTGAAGAAGCATCTTTTGGCTTTAGGTTGGAAGATTGAAATTAAAAGAGATAAGGTTGTAAGGCTTCGGTTCTCTTCGCCTGAGGGAAAGACCTATTACTCCCTTTGTCAGGTTTGTTGTGATTTGCTGAAGGGGAACAAGAAAGCGGGTCAGGAATGCAGCGCTGATGATGATCTAGAGGGAAACTGCTCGAGTCAAAAAAGAAATGTGAGTAGTCCTGCAAAGATTCATCCTGAACCAATGTCTTTGGCTGGAGACACTCCAGTGCATTCTTGGTCAATCAAAAGGAAAAACCATCAGATTGAGCATTCTACCCACGCTATTGCACTATTTGAAGCCACTGAAGGTGTGAGAAAATGCAATGCACAAACAGAGGGATCTAACTTTTCTGAATTTGTAGACTCTGATGAGCTTCCAGATTATCGCACCATTGGGGCATTTTCTTCAGGAGGTTATATAAACCACTCAGAAGTTAATGTTAATTGTGCTTCTTCGGGGAGATTAATGGAAGATAACATTATTGAAGATCTCAAACCGGAGTATTTACCAGAGGCAATGACTGACTATGACAAATACATGGAATCATTAAAGCAAAATGGCAAACAGGATGTAGATGTTAAACAGTTGAGATTAAATGTCAAAAAACATCTATTATACAGGGGATGGCACTTTTGGCTTAAAACCAAAAAAACAAAGCAGGAATTATGTTATGACTCACCGGATGGCAAATCCTATCATTCTCTTGCTACAGCCTGTAAAGCATATCTGGAATCTGAATGTCTTGAAAATACTAATGTGAATTCTTTTGAATGCATGGCAAAGAGCAAAAAAATTAAGGCCGATATGACTCATTCAGAATTTGAACATTCTGTCATGAAGAATGAGCAGTGTAGACTTCTCAGTTCTTCCACCGCAATGGCAAGCAACAGGTCACAGGAAGCTTCCCAGATATTGCATGAGGCTGAAAAAGATTCTGGAATTTATTGTAATTCGTCAGAATTTGGAGAACTCGGATTTGGTAAATTGCAATTGAGAGGAgttagaaagaagagaaaaagaaattcttcattttcttttgaaGTTTTACATAATAGGCTCTTGACTAACCCATCTAGCCACTCTTCTGATGGTCAACAGTCTAAGAAAAGAAAGGGACGCCAATCTTTTGTTAGGCAAGGTCATAGATTAGGCAGAAGTTCTTCACCACGTGTGCTACGGTCAAGTGCAAGATCACGACAGTTGGTGGCATCATATTCCCATCAGCAATCTGCTAAAACAGTTTTATCATGGCTGATTGACAATAATGTTGTATTACCAAGGCAGAAAGTAAGTTATATGCATAAAAGAGATGGTCATGCTATGAAAGAAGGCCGGATAAATCGAGATGGAATAAAGTGCATGTGTTGTCGTATGGTGTTTAGTCTTGCTAAGTTTGAGGCTCATGCTGGCAGCAGCACTCAACGGCCATCTGCCAATATACTTTTGCAAGATGGAAGGTCCTTGTTACAGTGTCAAATGCAGATGATGCATGATAATAAGACTAAAGATTTTCCACATGTAAGACTGAAGGGTGATTATTCTCACTACCAGAGTGACACAATATGCTCTGTCTGTCAAGATGGGGGCACGTTAATGCTATGTGACCATTGTCCATCATCATTTCATCCAAGCTGTGTTGGTTTAAAG GATATCCCAGAAGGAAAATGGTTTTGTCCATCCTGTAGATGTGCCATATGTGGCCTAAGTGAGTACAATTGTGACATGGAGAAATTTACAGAGAAAACAATGTTGTACTGTGATCAGTGTGAGCAAGAAT ATCATGTGGGCTGCTTGAGAGAAAAGCGATTGCAGCATCTAAGTCATTGTCCAGCTGGGAATTGGTTTTGCAGCAAGAAATGCTCAAAG ATTTTCTATCATCTTCACAAATTTCTTGGGAAATCTCACCTAACATCTGTTGAAGGTTTATCGTGGACACTTTTGAGATGCTGTAGAGAAAATGGTGGTGACcttgaaaaatttgatcttgagacaATGGCTGAGCATCATAGCAAGTTGTGTATTGCACTTGATGTTCTGCATGAATGTTTTGTTACTATGATTGAACCTCGCACCAAGAATGATGTTGTTGCTGATCTTGTTTTCAATAAAGA GTCAGAACTTAACCGACTGAACTTTTGGGGATTTTACACTATGCTCCTGGAGAGGGGAGATGAGCTGATTTCAGTGGCTACATTCAG GGTCTACGGTGAAAAGGTTGCAGAAATGCCTTTAGTTGGTACTCGAATTCAATATCGACGGCAGGGAATGTGCCGCCTGCTAATGAATGAACTAGAGAAG TTGCTTTCTTCATTAGGAGTACAAAAACTACTCTTACCGGCAGTTCCTCAGCTTTTTGAAACATGGACAACTTCCTTTGGGTTTACTAAGATGACCAGTTCTGACAGATTAGACTTATCAGAGTACACCCTTCTCAGTTTTCAAGATACTACAATGTGCCAAAAGCTATTAAGGAGAACTGCAGTTTTGAAAGAACCAAGAG GAAATCATAATCAATTGGCAGATATATCCTGCAAAAGTGAAGAGCAAGTAGATTGTGACAATTACAGCATTACTTCTGAGGTTGCAGAGATGGTGGAGCCAATCCATAAATCACCATCACTTGATGCGGGTCTATGTGCTTTGCCAACTGGAGATACCAGGGAGATCACTTATCAAATGGATGCTGCAAATTGTCTTCCAATCAGTAGCTGTAAAGATACATTAGTTGAGACACTCCGAGATGAAACAAATGAGCAGACAACAGCAAg GATTCCCAGTGTTGTTGCAGGCAAGTGCGAAGACAACTGTGTTTTAGTCAGAACGTCTCCATCAACTATAATG GAAAATGCTATGAGCGCAATGGCAAGACTGGTGCCAGCAGAGTGCCCTTGGTTAGCAGTATTGATGTCAGAAACACGTGCAACTTCAAGTTCATCTACCAGCGGAGGACATTGA